The Benincasa hispida cultivar B227 chromosome 9, ASM972705v1, whole genome shotgun sequence genome has a segment encoding these proteins:
- the LOC120087300 gene encoding regulator of telomere elongation helicase 1 homolog isoform X1 produces MPRYKIRGIDVDFPFDAYDCQLVYMEKVIQSLQEKCNALLESPTGTGKTLCLLCATLAWRKSLGNFSSGRSVSNSQNIEGDLNVSSSQSTSTKHPTIVYTTRTHSQLRQVIQELKKTSYRPKMVVLGSREQLCIHEEVSLLRGRTQNNACRSLCRKRGKRHCNHFTRVSGYMKDNPHLGDEPIDIEDLVNIGKSFGPCPYYVTRELHKAVDIMFAPYNYLIDRGYRKSLVLEWKNSVLIFDEAHNLESICADAASFDLTSWLLTACISEAKNCIDLSIKRREESNDKSGNPDNFAILRALLLKLEKGISEIPIQSKELGFTKPGPYIYELLGELNITHESASKLKDIIEEAAILLEEDKQQKMQNTGCRLESITDILDIIFREKGNEHAKFYQVHVQENEASAMDGLKGKASRTLSWWCFNPGIALEAFPKKEVGSIILTSGTLSPLDSFVQELKLDFPIRLENPHVISSNQIWAGVVSVGPSGCSFNSSYWNRESEAYKLDLGNAIVNFARIVPDGLLVFFPSYYFLDQCIGCWKNQSLSSSTTIWERICKHKKPVIEPRQSSLFPSSIEDYMFKLEDTSSSGAVFFAVCRGKVSEGLDFADHAGRAVIITGMPFASRNDPKVRLKREYLDHQSLSQRGNCQIMTGEDWYTQQALRAVNQAVGRVIRHRHDYGAIIFCDERFAHSSRQSQISVWIQPHIKCYSKFGDVVYTLTRFFRDDVNRICPKPEDRSAKFKHEGVDITRLDDIHCAGSSTSVFGDTGEKRTTKSLGEVHLEKLVSKKPEGRDCLGKPVSSLINIKDASHSNYWKDVLPANSPSVTSFNSLSSAIKSSNILSHREKKVVLLDKKSSQYQSREVIDLTGFSGMDEQPNKGLLVGCAAEKRKLFSTEHGPAKVMRNSFGPSGARPSESNGLPFKICSVKSEASPSDSRVVQNDIVYSTLLPSNCHTKQKMGSESVKQNDKIIKCVPVHPGDEEAKGSDFLSQVREKLTAREYQEFVGFMKALKTKAMNISQVLQSIVRIFSGPDRLCLRTGFKDYIPAKYHFLYEQFLGTST; encoded by the exons ATGCCGAGATACAAAATCAGAGGCATCGATGTCGACTTCCCGTTTGATGCATACGATTGCCAGCTCGTTTACATGGAAAAAGTCATTCAATCTCTCCAGGAA AAATGTAATGCACTTTTAGAGAGTCCCACTGGAACTGGGAAAACACTTTGCCTACTCTGTGCTACATTGGCATGGAGGAAGAGCCTGGGTAATTTTTCTTCTGGCCGGAGTGTATCGAACAGCCAAAATATCGAGGGTGATCTGAATGTTTCGTCATCACAGTCTACTTCAACTAAAcatccaaccatcgtgtacacGACCCGCACTCACAGCCAACTCCGGCAAGTTATTCAAGAGTTGAAGAAAACCTCTTACAG GCCAAAAATGGTAGTTTTAGGATCTCGAGAACAATTATGCATTCACGAAGAAGTGAGTTTACTCCGTGGGAGAACACAAAACAATGCCTGTCGATCACTTTGTCGAAAACGTGGAAAACGTCATTGCAACCATTTTACACGTGTTTCTG GCTACATGAAGGATAATCCACACCTTGGAGACGAACCTATTGACATTGAAGATCTGGTCAATATTGGAAAGAGTTTTGGGCC atGTCCTTATTATGTAACGCGGGAGCTTCACAAAGCTGTTGATATAATGTTTGCTCCATATAACTATCTCATTGATCGCGGATATAGAAAATCTCTTGTGCTTGAGTGGAAAAACAGTGTACTCATATTTGACGAAGCTCACAACTTA GAAAGCATATGCGCAGATGCAGCCTCTTTTGATTTAACTTCTTGGCTTCTGACAGCTTGTATTTCTGAAGCCAAAAACTGTATTGATCTTTCCataaagagaagagaagaatcaAATGACAAATCAGGGAATCCAGATAATTTTGCTATACTTCGAG CACTTCTCCTGAAGCTTGAGAAGGGAATATCTGAGATCCCTATTCAGTCCAAGGAATTAGGATTTACTAAGCCTGGACCTTACATCTACGAACTACTGGGAGAACTCAATATCACACACGAATCTGCTTCTAAGCTCAAAGACATTATCGAGGAAGCAGCTATACTTCTTGAAGAAGACAAGCAGCAGAAGATGCAGAATACAGGCTGTCGGCTGGAAAGCATTACAGATATCCTCGATATCATATTTAGAGAGAAGGGCAATGAACATGCAAAATTTTACCAA GTTCATGTGCAGGAGAATGAAGCAAGTGCTATGGATGGCCTAAAAG gCAAGGCATCCAGGACACTCAGCTGGTGGTGTTTCAACCCTGGCATTGCCTTGGAAGCATTTCCCAAAAAGGAAGTCGGCTCTATTATATTGACTTCGGGCACTTTATCTCCCTTAGATTCATTTGTGCAGGAATTGAAACT AGATTTTCCTATCCGGTTGGAAAACCCTCATGTCATATCCTCAAATCAGATATGGGCTGGAGTTGTATCCGTTGGTCCATCGGGTTGTTCTTTCAACTCCTCTTACTGGAATCGTGAGTCTGAAGCATATAAGCTAGACCTTGGAAATGCTATTG TCAACTTCGCACGTATTGTTCCTGATGGTTTGCTTGTCTTCTTCCCATCATATTATTTTCTAGACCAGTGCATTGGTTGCTGGAAGAACCAG AGCCTTTCAAGCTCAACGACAATTTGGGAAAGAATTTGCAAGCATAAGAAGCCTGTTATAGAACCTAGGCAATCTTCATTATTTCCTTCGTCAATTGAG GACTATATGTTCAAGCTCGAAGACACATCATCCTCTGGTGCAGTATTTTTTGCTGTTTGTCGTGGGAAG GTGAGTGAAGGACTAGATTTTGCTGATCATGCTGGAAGAGCTGTCATCATTACTGGCATGCCTTTTGCTTCAAGGAATGATCCAAAG GTTCGCTTGAAGCGTGAGTATTTAGATCATCAGTCACTATCACAAAGGGGGAATTGTCAA ATTATGACGGGAGAGGACTGGTACACCCAACAAGCATTGAGAGCTGTCAATCAGGCAGTTGGACGTGTGATACGTCACCGCCACGACTATGGAGCCATAATCTTTTGCGATGAGAG GTTTGCCCATTCAAGTCGTCAGTCTCAAATATCAGTTTGGATACAACCTCATATCAAG TGTTACTCTAAATTCGGCGACGTTGTTTACACATTGACCCGATTCTTTCGAGATGACGTAAATAGGATATGTCCAAAACCTGAAG ATCGTAGTGCAAAGTTCAAACACGAAGGAGTTGATATTACCAGGTTGGATGATATCCATTGTGCAGGATCTTCCACTTCGGTATTTG GAGATACTGGAGAAAAAAGAACTACAAAATCTCTTGGTGAGGTTCATCTGGAAAAACTTGTCTCTAAG AAGCCAGAGGGACGTGATTGTTTGGGGAAGCCTGTGTCTTCGCTGATTAACATTAAAGATGCTAGTCATTCCAACTACTGGAAAGATGTTCTTCCTGCCAATAGTCCATCTGTTACCTCTTTTAACTCTCTATCTTCCGCaataaaaagttcaaatattctATCACATCGAGAAAAAAAAGTAGTATTGCTGGATAAGAAATCTTCTCAGTATCAGAGTCGTGAAGTTATTGATTTAACTGGCTTTTCTGGAATGGATGAACAACCAAACAAAGGATTGTTGGTAGGCTGTGCTGCAGAGAAGCGCAAGTTATTCAGTACTGAGCATGGTCCTGCAAAAGTTATGAGGAATTCTTTTGGGCCTTCTGGTGCTAGACCGTCCGAATCAAATGGCCTTCCCTTCAAAATATGTTCAGTGAAGTCTGAAGCTTCACCATCTGATAGCAGAGTCGTGCAAAATGATATTGTTTATTCAACATTGCTGCCCAGTAATTGTCACACAAAGCAGAAGATGGGTTCAGAGTCTGTCAAACAGAATGACAAGATTATTAAATGTGTTCCTGTTCATCCTGGGGACGAGGAAGCTAAAGGATCTGATTTTCTGAGTCAG GTCAGAGAGAAACTTACTGCCAGAGAATACCAGGAATTTGTTGGGTTTATGAAAGCACTTAAGACCAAAGCAATGAATATAAGCCAAGTTTTGCAGTCCATCGTGAGAATATTTTCAGGACCTGATAGGCTATGTCTTCGTACAGG CTTCAAGGATTATATCCCTGCAAAATACCATTTCTTGTACGAGCAGTTTCTTGGGACCAGCACGTGA
- the LOC120087300 gene encoding regulator of telomere elongation helicase 1 homolog isoform X2, with the protein MKDNPHLGDEPIDIEDLVNIGKSFGPCPYYVTRELHKAVDIMFAPYNYLIDRGYRKSLVLEWKNSVLIFDEAHNLESICADAASFDLTSWLLTACISEAKNCIDLSIKRREESNDKSGNPDNFAILRALLLKLEKGISEIPIQSKELGFTKPGPYIYELLGELNITHESASKLKDIIEEAAILLEEDKQQKMQNTGCRLESITDILDIIFREKGNEHAKFYQVHVQENEASAMDGLKGKASRTLSWWCFNPGIALEAFPKKEVGSIILTSGTLSPLDSFVQELKLDFPIRLENPHVISSNQIWAGVVSVGPSGCSFNSSYWNRESEAYKLDLGNAIVNFARIVPDGLLVFFPSYYFLDQCIGCWKNQSLSSSTTIWERICKHKKPVIEPRQSSLFPSSIEDYMFKLEDTSSSGAVFFAVCRGKVSEGLDFADHAGRAVIITGMPFASRNDPKVRLKREYLDHQSLSQRGNCQIMTGEDWYTQQALRAVNQAVGRVIRHRHDYGAIIFCDERFAHSSRQSQISVWIQPHIKCYSKFGDVVYTLTRFFRDDVNRICPKPEDRSAKFKHEGVDITRLDDIHCAGSSTSVFGDTGEKRTTKSLGEVHLEKLVSKKPEGRDCLGKPVSSLINIKDASHSNYWKDVLPANSPSVTSFNSLSSAIKSSNILSHREKKVVLLDKKSSQYQSREVIDLTGFSGMDEQPNKGLLVGCAAEKRKLFSTEHGPAKVMRNSFGPSGARPSESNGLPFKICSVKSEASPSDSRVVQNDIVYSTLLPSNCHTKQKMGSESVKQNDKIIKCVPVHPGDEEAKGSDFLSQVREKLTAREYQEFVGFMKALKTKAMNISQVLQSIVRIFSGPDRLCLRTGFKDYIPAKYHFLYEQFLGTST; encoded by the exons ATGAAGGATAATCCACACCTTGGAGACGAACCTATTGACATTGAAGATCTGGTCAATATTGGAAAGAGTTTTGGGCC atGTCCTTATTATGTAACGCGGGAGCTTCACAAAGCTGTTGATATAATGTTTGCTCCATATAACTATCTCATTGATCGCGGATATAGAAAATCTCTTGTGCTTGAGTGGAAAAACAGTGTACTCATATTTGACGAAGCTCACAACTTA GAAAGCATATGCGCAGATGCAGCCTCTTTTGATTTAACTTCTTGGCTTCTGACAGCTTGTATTTCTGAAGCCAAAAACTGTATTGATCTTTCCataaagagaagagaagaatcaAATGACAAATCAGGGAATCCAGATAATTTTGCTATACTTCGAG CACTTCTCCTGAAGCTTGAGAAGGGAATATCTGAGATCCCTATTCAGTCCAAGGAATTAGGATTTACTAAGCCTGGACCTTACATCTACGAACTACTGGGAGAACTCAATATCACACACGAATCTGCTTCTAAGCTCAAAGACATTATCGAGGAAGCAGCTATACTTCTTGAAGAAGACAAGCAGCAGAAGATGCAGAATACAGGCTGTCGGCTGGAAAGCATTACAGATATCCTCGATATCATATTTAGAGAGAAGGGCAATGAACATGCAAAATTTTACCAA GTTCATGTGCAGGAGAATGAAGCAAGTGCTATGGATGGCCTAAAAG gCAAGGCATCCAGGACACTCAGCTGGTGGTGTTTCAACCCTGGCATTGCCTTGGAAGCATTTCCCAAAAAGGAAGTCGGCTCTATTATATTGACTTCGGGCACTTTATCTCCCTTAGATTCATTTGTGCAGGAATTGAAACT AGATTTTCCTATCCGGTTGGAAAACCCTCATGTCATATCCTCAAATCAGATATGGGCTGGAGTTGTATCCGTTGGTCCATCGGGTTGTTCTTTCAACTCCTCTTACTGGAATCGTGAGTCTGAAGCATATAAGCTAGACCTTGGAAATGCTATTG TCAACTTCGCACGTATTGTTCCTGATGGTTTGCTTGTCTTCTTCCCATCATATTATTTTCTAGACCAGTGCATTGGTTGCTGGAAGAACCAG AGCCTTTCAAGCTCAACGACAATTTGGGAAAGAATTTGCAAGCATAAGAAGCCTGTTATAGAACCTAGGCAATCTTCATTATTTCCTTCGTCAATTGAG GACTATATGTTCAAGCTCGAAGACACATCATCCTCTGGTGCAGTATTTTTTGCTGTTTGTCGTGGGAAG GTGAGTGAAGGACTAGATTTTGCTGATCATGCTGGAAGAGCTGTCATCATTACTGGCATGCCTTTTGCTTCAAGGAATGATCCAAAG GTTCGCTTGAAGCGTGAGTATTTAGATCATCAGTCACTATCACAAAGGGGGAATTGTCAA ATTATGACGGGAGAGGACTGGTACACCCAACAAGCATTGAGAGCTGTCAATCAGGCAGTTGGACGTGTGATACGTCACCGCCACGACTATGGAGCCATAATCTTTTGCGATGAGAG GTTTGCCCATTCAAGTCGTCAGTCTCAAATATCAGTTTGGATACAACCTCATATCAAG TGTTACTCTAAATTCGGCGACGTTGTTTACACATTGACCCGATTCTTTCGAGATGACGTAAATAGGATATGTCCAAAACCTGAAG ATCGTAGTGCAAAGTTCAAACACGAAGGAGTTGATATTACCAGGTTGGATGATATCCATTGTGCAGGATCTTCCACTTCGGTATTTG GAGATACTGGAGAAAAAAGAACTACAAAATCTCTTGGTGAGGTTCATCTGGAAAAACTTGTCTCTAAG AAGCCAGAGGGACGTGATTGTTTGGGGAAGCCTGTGTCTTCGCTGATTAACATTAAAGATGCTAGTCATTCCAACTACTGGAAAGATGTTCTTCCTGCCAATAGTCCATCTGTTACCTCTTTTAACTCTCTATCTTCCGCaataaaaagttcaaatattctATCACATCGAGAAAAAAAAGTAGTATTGCTGGATAAGAAATCTTCTCAGTATCAGAGTCGTGAAGTTATTGATTTAACTGGCTTTTCTGGAATGGATGAACAACCAAACAAAGGATTGTTGGTAGGCTGTGCTGCAGAGAAGCGCAAGTTATTCAGTACTGAGCATGGTCCTGCAAAAGTTATGAGGAATTCTTTTGGGCCTTCTGGTGCTAGACCGTCCGAATCAAATGGCCTTCCCTTCAAAATATGTTCAGTGAAGTCTGAAGCTTCACCATCTGATAGCAGAGTCGTGCAAAATGATATTGTTTATTCAACATTGCTGCCCAGTAATTGTCACACAAAGCAGAAGATGGGTTCAGAGTCTGTCAAACAGAATGACAAGATTATTAAATGTGTTCCTGTTCATCCTGGGGACGAGGAAGCTAAAGGATCTGATTTTCTGAGTCAG GTCAGAGAGAAACTTACTGCCAGAGAATACCAGGAATTTGTTGGGTTTATGAAAGCACTTAAGACCAAAGCAATGAATATAAGCCAAGTTTTGCAGTCCATCGTGAGAATATTTTCAGGACCTGATAGGCTATGTCTTCGTACAGG CTTCAAGGATTATATCCCTGCAAAATACCATTTCTTGTACGAGCAGTTTCTTGGGACCAGCACGTGA